Proteins encoded by one window of Flavobacteriales bacterium:
- the atpE gene encoding ATP synthase F0 subunit C codes for MTGLAALGAGLAVIGAGLGIGRVGGQAMDAIARQPEATSKIQTAMIIAAALVEGVALFAVVVSLLVA; via the coding sequence ATGACTGGATTAGCTGCATTAGGTGCCGGATTGGCCGTTATCGGAGCCGGATTGGGTATCGGACGTGTAGGTGGACAAGCGATGGACGCTATCGCTCGTCAACCAGAAGCTACCTCAAAGATTCAAACTGCAATGATTATCGCAGCTGCACTTGTTGAAGGTGTTGCTCTTTTCGCTGTGGTTGTATCCTTGTTGGTTGCCTAA
- a CDS encoding F0F1 ATP synthase subunit B: MDLVTPGFGLVFWTTLSFLILLLLLRKFAWKPILGAVNAREKSIEEALIEAKKAREEMANLKADNERILKEARAERDQMLKEARTIRDNMIEESKGSAKAEAEKIISSARETIENEKKAALHELRNTVGTLAIEVAEKVLRSELTNTDKSKELVDDYLKDISFN; this comes from the coding sequence ATGGATCTAGTAACCCCGGGATTTGGATTGGTTTTTTGGACGACCTTGTCGTTCCTCATTCTTTTGCTTCTCCTGCGTAAGTTCGCATGGAAGCCTATTTTGGGTGCGGTCAACGCTCGCGAAAAATCAATTGAAGAAGCATTGATCGAAGCGAAAAAGGCGCGTGAAGAAATGGCCAACCTAAAGGCTGACAACGAACGTATTTTGAAAGAGGCTCGTGCAGAGCGCGATCAAATGCTTAAAGAAGCACGCACTATCCGCGACAACATGATCGAGGAGTCAAAAGGCTCTGCCAAAGCAGAAGCTGAGAAGATCATCTCTTCGGCTCGCGAGACCATCGAGAACGAGAAAAAAGCTGCTCTACACGAGTTGCGCAACACCGTTGGTACTTTGGCGATCGAAGTAGCTGAAAAAGTACTTCGCTCAGAATTGACCAACACGGATAAATCCAAAGAGTTGGTCGACGACTACCTCAAGGATATCTCATTTAACTAA
- the atpH gene encoding ATP synthase F1 subunit delta — protein sequence MKHSLVKQRYAKSLLDLALDLNQVEEVHADMQLLLAIAADSRDLTMMLRSPIIKPDYKIAVFTKLFDGKMSNLTMQFMALLAKKKREELLVEIADKFLSLYKEHRGIKTAYLSTAKELNPEVRDRVVQRLKSQTGAEVELIEKVEDDLIGGFVLRMDDKQIDASMRGALKKIAREFDENLYTKAF from the coding sequence ATGAAGCATTCACTGGTAAAACAGCGCTACGCAAAGTCACTGCTCGACCTAGCCCTTGACCTCAACCAGGTCGAGGAGGTTCATGCGGATATGCAGTTATTGCTCGCTATCGCTGCCGATAGTCGTGACTTGACAATGATGTTGCGCAGTCCGATCATCAAACCGGACTACAAGATCGCGGTGTTCACCAAGCTTTTCGATGGCAAAATGAGCAACCTCACCATGCAGTTCATGGCGCTGTTGGCCAAAAAGAAAAGAGAGGAGTTGTTGGTTGAGATCGCAGACAAATTCTTGTCGTTGTACAAAGAACATAGGGGGATCAAAACCGCTTACCTAAGCACCGCCAAGGAACTCAATCCAGAGGTTCGTGACCGGGTGGTCCAACGACTCAAGTCGCAAACCGGAGCAGAAGTGGAATTGATCGAGAAGGTCGAAGACGATCTTATCGGTGGTTTCGTACTCCGGATGGACGACAAACAAATTGATGCCAGTATGCGCGGGGCATTGAAGAAAATTGCGCGCGAATTCGATGAAAATCTTTACACAAAAGCGTTTTAA
- the atpA gene encoding F0F1 ATP synthase subunit alpha: MAEINPAEVSAILREQLAGHKSESELQEVGTVLQVGDGIARIYGLNQVQSGELVEFENGLQGIVLNLEEDNVGVVLLGPSTEIREGSVAKRTGRIASVKVGEGLLGRVVDGLGNPIDGKGPVEGELFEMPIERKAPGVIYRQPVNEPLQTGIKAIDSMIPIGRGQRELIIGDRQTGKTTVAIDTIINQKEFYDRGEPVYCIYVAVGQKGSTVAGIAKTLEEKRALAYTTIVAANASDPAPMQFFAPFAGAAIGEYFRDTGRPALIVFDDLSKQAVAYREVSLLLRRPPGREAYPGDVFYLHSRLLERAAKVINDDTIAAQMNDLPEVLKDKVKGGGSLTALPIIETQEGDVSAYIPTNVISITDGQIFLESNLFLSGVRPAINVGISVSRVGGSAQIKAMKKVAGTLKLDQAQYRELEAFAKFGSDLDAATMNVIEKGKRNVEILKQPQGSPVSVEEQIAIIFAGTKGLLRAVPVDKVREFEAEFTNYLREKHQDTLEQLRTGAWTDEIQDVLKSACAELTSKYQS; the protein is encoded by the coding sequence ATGGCAGAAATCAATCCTGCTGAAGTCTCAGCAATCCTCCGCGAACAACTCGCTGGCCATAAATCCGAGAGTGAGTTGCAAGAAGTGGGAACCGTACTCCAGGTGGGTGACGGTATCGCACGTATCTACGGTTTGAACCAAGTGCAATCAGGCGAGCTCGTTGAGTTCGAGAATGGTTTGCAGGGTATCGTATTGAACCTGGAAGAAGACAACGTCGGGGTAGTATTGCTCGGACCATCTACCGAGATCCGCGAAGGTAGCGTTGCAAAACGTACCGGTCGTATCGCATCCGTTAAAGTAGGTGAGGGTCTTTTGGGGCGCGTCGTTGACGGTCTCGGTAACCCGATCGACGGTAAAGGTCCTGTTGAAGGAGAGCTCTTTGAGATGCCTATCGAGCGTAAAGCTCCTGGGGTAATCTACCGTCAGCCGGTTAACGAGCCGCTTCAAACGGGTATTAAGGCCATCGACTCCATGATCCCGATCGGACGTGGACAGCGCGAGTTGATCATTGGTGACCGTCAGACCGGTAAAACTACAGTGGCGATCGATACCATCATCAACCAAAAAGAATTCTACGATCGCGGTGAGCCTGTATACTGTATCTACGTGGCTGTAGGTCAAAAAGGATCGACCGTTGCCGGAATCGCTAAAACGCTTGAAGAAAAAAGAGCTTTGGCGTATACGACCATCGTAGCGGCTAACGCATCTGACCCTGCTCCGATGCAGTTCTTTGCGCCTTTCGCAGGTGCGGCTATTGGAGAGTACTTCCGCGATACAGGTCGCCCGGCATTGATCGTATTCGATGACTTGTCCAAGCAAGCTGTTGCATACCGCGAGGTATCTCTGTTGCTTCGTCGCCCTCCAGGACGTGAGGCATACCCTGGAGATGTATTCTACCTTCACTCACGCCTCCTCGAGCGCGCGGCCAAGGTCATCAACGACGATACGATCGCAGCTCAAATGAACGACCTTCCAGAGGTGTTGAAAGACAAAGTAAAAGGTGGTGGTTCGTTGACGGCATTGCCAATCATCGAAACACAAGAGGGTGACGTTTCTGCATATATCCCGACCAACGTAATTTCGATTACCGACGGTCAGATCTTCCTCGAAAGTAACTTGTTCCTTTCTGGTGTACGCCCAGCCATTAACGTGGGTATCTCGGTATCACGTGTAGGGGGTTCTGCTCAGATCAAGGCGATGAAGAAAGTCGCCGGTACCTTGAAGTTGGATCAGGCTCAATACCGCGAGCTCGAGGCCTTCGCGAAGTTCGGATCGGACCTCGACGCGGCTACCATGAACGTAATCGAGAAAGGTAAGCGTAACGTGGAGATCTTGAAGCAACCACAGGGGTCTCCTGTTTCGGTTGAAGAGCAGATCGCCATCATCTTCGCTGGAACAAAAGGATTGTTGCGCGCCGTGCCGGTAGATAAAGTACGTGAGTTCGAAGCAGAATTCACCAACTACTTGCGCGAGAAGCACCAAGACACCTTGGAGCAATTGCGTACCGGCGCTTGGACCGATGAGATCCAAGACGTGTTGAAATCAGCATGTGCCGAACTGACCTCGAAGTACCAATCGTAA
- the atpG gene encoding ATP synthase F1 subunit gamma → MANLKEIRNRISSVNSTKQITSAMKMVSAAKLKRAQDAITQMRPYAEKLTEILGNLSASLDTPENVYAQKREVKRVLIIPISSNRGLCGAFNSNVFKSARELADDRFAGAHVEVLALGKKAGELLHKREYRVNQINASIFDSLTYKEAGAIANRLMNVFENAEYDEIVLVYNSFKNAASQLVKQETFLPIVINEEASATVDYIFEPNKEQIVEQLIPQSLRTQLFKVLLDSNASEHGARMTAMHKATDNATELGKELKLTYNKLRQASITNEILEIVGGAEALKG, encoded by the coding sequence ATGGCTAACCTAAAGGAAATCCGGAACCGCATATCCTCGGTGAACAGCACCAAGCAGATCACCAGTGCGATGAAAATGGTTTCGGCCGCCAAGCTCAAGCGAGCGCAAGACGCCATTACCCAAATGCGTCCGTATGCTGAAAAGCTCACGGAGATCCTAGGTAATCTTAGCGCGAGCCTCGACACGCCTGAGAACGTCTACGCTCAAAAGCGCGAGGTAAAAAGGGTGTTGATCATTCCGATCAGCTCGAACCGCGGCCTTTGTGGGGCGTTCAACTCGAACGTGTTCAAATCGGCCCGCGAATTGGCCGACGACCGTTTTGCCGGAGCACATGTTGAAGTGCTCGCACTCGGTAAAAAAGCCGGAGAGCTCTTGCACAAACGGGAGTACCGTGTGAACCAAATCAATGCATCGATATTCGATTCGTTGACCTACAAAGAAGCCGGAGCCATCGCAAATCGCTTGATGAATGTCTTCGAAAATGCCGAGTACGACGAGATCGTTTTGGTATACAACAGCTTTAAGAATGCAGCATCTCAACTTGTGAAGCAGGAAACCTTTTTGCCGATCGTGATCAATGAAGAAGCGAGCGCTACCGTGGATTATATCTTTGAGCCAAATAAAGAGCAGATCGTAGAGCAGTTGATCCCGCAAAGTTTGCGCACTCAGCTGTTCAAAGTACTGCTAGACTCCAATGCTTCTGAGCACGGTGCCCGAATGACGGCGATGCACAAAGCAACGGATAACGCAACTGAACTCGGTAAAGAGCTCAAACTGACCTACAACAAATTGCGTCAGGCGTCGATCACGAATGAGATCCTCGAGATCGTTGGAGGGGCTGAGGCTCTCAAAGGATAA
- a CDS encoding HAMP domain-containing histidine kinase, whose translation MTLRARIFLSMLAIILLSSILMASITVYHFKRENEQYHIERLQRKEDAIHTSIDYFLQQDLSAQRTDSITPLFDNKICEVADVNNLDINIFNLEGDLLISSNPNLFDNGVLHDALNPVVLSRLRDGESRVVMKRDLDTTNFLSTYEYINSSPGEPLAVINVPYFQTDSFHKRELREFLESLAQIYVLLLIGAGLLAYFLSNYITSSLTAVRARIKDIRIGEKNDPLEWDQDDEIGALVQEYNCMLAELSRSAELLAKSEREGAWKKMARQVAHEIKNPLTPMKLTVQQLERRLDPNDPEFQDKLKNFTRTLIEQIDTLSSIASSFSAFAQMPVQNHGSVELNAALQSCTDLFTHQPVRFKTENPEDVIITADKEYFIRVMNNLLTNASQSIPEGREPNISVRLSRTATEAVIEVEDNGCGISDDQLEKIFEPNFTTKSSGTGLGLAMVRNIVGNFKGTIAVQSEVDRGSVFTLRFALAGGS comes from the coding sequence ATGACCCTTCGTGCCCGGATATTCCTCTCGATGCTCGCCATCATTTTACTTTCGAGCATCCTAATGGCATCGATTACCGTATACCACTTTAAAAGGGAGAACGAACAATATCACATTGAGCGGCTACAGCGGAAAGAAGATGCCATACACACGAGCATTGACTACTTTCTGCAGCAAGATCTTAGCGCACAACGAACCGATAGCATTACCCCTCTTTTCGATAACAAGATCTGTGAGGTGGCTGATGTGAATAACCTCGACATCAACATCTTCAACTTAGAGGGTGACCTCCTTATATCTTCGAACCCCAACCTTTTCGACAACGGCGTACTCCACGATGCCCTGAATCCGGTGGTTTTAAGCCGGCTACGCGACGGTGAGAGTCGAGTGGTTATGAAGCGAGACCTCGATACCACGAATTTCCTCTCCACCTACGAATACATCAACAGCTCGCCGGGCGAACCCTTGGCCGTGATCAATGTCCCCTATTTTCAAACGGACAGCTTTCACAAACGAGAACTTCGCGAATTCCTTGAGTCTCTCGCACAAATCTATGTTCTGTTGCTCATTGGAGCCGGACTGTTGGCCTATTTCTTGTCGAACTACATCACTTCATCACTGACGGCCGTTCGAGCCCGGATCAAGGACATTCGAATTGGCGAAAAGAACGATCCTCTCGAATGGGACCAAGACGACGAAATAGGCGCTCTGGTGCAAGAATACAACTGCATGCTGGCAGAGTTGTCCAGATCGGCCGAACTGCTGGCAAAAAGCGAAAGAGAAGGTGCGTGGAAGAAAATGGCGCGTCAGGTAGCTCACGAGATCAAGAATCCGCTCACCCCGATGAAGTTGACAGTTCAACAACTCGAGCGACGACTCGACCCAAACGATCCGGAGTTTCAAGACAAACTCAAGAACTTTACACGGACATTGATTGAACAGATCGACACCTTGTCGAGCATCGCCTCGTCTTTCTCGGCATTTGCGCAAATGCCGGTTCAAAACCACGGCTCGGTCGAACTCAATGCGGCCTTGCAGAGCTGTACAGACTTATTCACACATCAACCCGTAAGGTTTAAAACAGAAAACCCGGAAGACGTGATCATCACCGCCGACAAAGAGTACTTCATTCGGGTGATGAACAACCTGCTAACCAACGCGAGTCAGTCGATTCCCGAAGGCCGTGAGCCCAACATCAGCGTTCGTTTATCGCGCACCGCAACAGAGGCCGTGATCGAGGTAGAGGACAATGGTTGCGGTATTTCGGACGACCAGCTCGAGAAGATCTTTGAGCCGAATTTCACCACCAAAAGCAGCGGCACGGGCTTGGGTTTGGCCATGGTGCGCAACATCGTCGGCAATTTCAAAGGAACTATCGCGGTCCAATCTGAGGTGGATCGCGGATCGGTCTTTACCTTGCGTTTCGCCCTAGCGGGCGGAAGCTAA
- a CDS encoding enoyl-CoA hydratase/isomerase family protein: MTFETLLTDLENGILTVTLNRPQNLNALNTRVFSELRAVFEDVYENDDIKSVIITGMGEKAFAAGADIKEFSTYNVEQGKYLAANGHEVFFIIERCPKPVIAAVNGFALGGGCELAMACHLRVAAENARFGQPEVNLGLTPGYAGTQRLVQLIGKGKALALLMTADMVKAEQALELGLVNHIVPQAQLHAFCYELLEKIGTKSPVAIAGVIECVNAYYEEGVDGFKKEVEVFGNCFGTEDFKEGTTAFMEKRTAEFPGK, from the coding sequence ATGACCTTCGAAACTCTTTTGACCGATCTTGAAAACGGCATTTTGACCGTTACCCTCAATAGACCACAAAACCTCAATGCCCTCAACACCCGCGTATTTTCTGAACTGCGCGCCGTGTTCGAGGACGTGTACGAGAATGACGACATCAAGAGTGTCATCATCACCGGAATGGGCGAAAAGGCCTTTGCGGCCGGCGCCGACATCAAGGAATTCAGCACCTATAATGTAGAGCAGGGAAAATATTTGGCGGCTAACGGTCACGAGGTATTTTTCATAATCGAGCGATGCCCAAAACCCGTGATCGCCGCGGTAAACGGTTTCGCCCTTGGTGGCGGATGCGAGCTCGCCATGGCCTGTCATTTACGGGTGGCCGCTGAAAACGCGAGGTTTGGTCAGCCCGAAGTCAACCTCGGACTCACACCGGGTTACGCCGGAACGCAACGTTTGGTACAACTCATTGGAAAAGGAAAAGCGCTCGCGCTGCTCATGACGGCCGATATGGTGAAAGCCGAGCAAGCACTCGAACTGGGTTTGGTGAACCACATCGTGCCGCAGGCACAGCTACACGCCTTTTGTTACGAGCTGCTCGAAAAGATCGGCACCAAATCGCCCGTAGCCATCGCCGGGGTCATCGAGTGTGTGAATGCATACTACGAGGAGGGTGTCGACGGTTTTAAAAAGGAAGTAGAGGTCTTCGGAAATTGCTTTGGCACCGAGGATTTCAAAGAGGGAACCACGGCGTTCATGGAGAAGCGCACGGCCGAATTCCCCGGAAAATAA